The following proteins are encoded in a genomic region of Ornithinibacillus sp. 4-3:
- a CDS encoding TetR/AcrR family transcriptional regulator, which yields MNDFQLFFLRLLPFDYQIIILRKHYQLIIHQQQNQNHVITESLIQLIDEKGFEKVTVKDIAEKSTVNRATFYLHFRDKYDLIHQCIEHIFSEIQKGIIIAPNIYDFFSNKPHPNFVHIFETVRKHKYLFNVLLVKERNKLFTSGLMNIFHELVAVGLDQFEPDDSNLNAPREIIIKIYEATFLEVIIWWIENDFKYSSEYMAKILLTTILKGPYQQLPLERNSLKTE from the coding sequence TTGAATGACTTTCAACTATTTTTTCTTCGACTTTTACCTTTTGATTATCAAATAATAATCCTCCGAAAACACTACCAGCTAATAATCCACCAGCAGCAAAACCAGAATCACGTAATTACAGAATCTCTTATTCAATTAATAGATGAAAAAGGATTTGAAAAAGTTACCGTTAAAGACATAGCTGAAAAGTCCACTGTGAATAGAGCAACATTTTATCTTCATTTTCGGGATAAATATGATCTTATTCATCAATGCATCGAACATATTTTCAGCGAAATTCAAAAGGGAATCATTATTGCACCAAATATTTATGATTTCTTTAGTAATAAACCTCACCCAAATTTTGTTCATATTTTTGAAACGGTTCGAAAACATAAATATCTTTTTAATGTATTACTTGTAAAAGAAAGAAATAAACTATTTACCTCTGGGCTAATGAATATATTCCATGAACTTGTGGCGGTTGGTTTGGATCAATTTGAACCTGATGATTCAAATTTAAATGCTCCAAGAGAAATTATTATCAAGATTTATGAAGCTACATTTTTGGAAGTAATTATATGGTGGATTGAAAATGATTTTAAATATTCTAGTGAATACATGGCAAAAATCCTTTTAACTACCATACTTAAGGGTCCTTATCAACAGCTTCCTTTGGAGAGAAATTCCTTAAAAACGGAGTAA
- a CDS encoding gluconate 2-dehydrogenase subunit 3 family protein, producing the protein MYFNLEEFRTVEAAAERIFPKDELGPGAKELDVAYFIDHQLASPWGNSTREYMQGPFYPGEATQGYQGRQTNAQIFMLGLKGLQTYSTSSHNDNFENLTEEQQDNILIDFEDLEGKNKVKLSGISSAQFFAMLQSLTIEGVYSDPMYGGNSDMEGWKMKNFPGHQMSYMDVIEEKNFVEKDPHSLSSMHKH; encoded by the coding sequence ATGTATTTTAATTTAGAAGAATTTCGAACAGTTGAAGCAGCGGCAGAAAGGATTTTTCCAAAAGATGAATTAGGACCAGGGGCAAAGGAATTGGATGTTGCCTATTTTATTGATCATCAACTAGCATCTCCATGGGGAAACAGTACAAGAGAATATATGCAAGGTCCTTTTTATCCAGGAGAAGCTACGCAAGGATATCAAGGAAGACAAACAAATGCTCAAATTTTCATGCTTGGATTAAAGGGGCTTCAAACTTATTCTACATCATCACATAATGATAATTTTGAAAATCTAACGGAGGAGCAGCAAGATAATATCTTGATAGATTTTGAGGATTTAGAAGGTAAGAACAAGGTGAAGCTATCTGGTATTTCATCTGCACAATTCTTTGCGATGTTACAATCGCTAACAATAGAAGGTGTCTACTCAGATCCAATGTATGGTGGTAATAGCGACATGGAAGGCTGGAAAATGAAAAATTTCCCTGGCCATCAAATGTCCTACATGGATGTTATAGAAGAGAAGAATTTTGTAGAGAAGGACCCACATAGCTTAAGCTCCATGCATAAACATTAA
- a CDS encoding MarR family winged helix-turn-helix transcriptional regulator: MENIEKSIVESEIQLRKIAGMIKRKGRNILTSYPITSPQFAALYCVIEEGDLTIGELSNRIGLAFSTTTDIVDRMEGNGLVKRVRDEKDRRVVRIHALDKGREILREVIHKRQEYLGEVLDGMPNAQIDQLNELLALLLDRMQIVDEKYISR; this comes from the coding sequence TTGGAGAACATAGAAAAGTCTATTGTTGAATCAGAAATTCAACTACGTAAAATCGCAGGAATGATAAAACGAAAAGGAAGAAATATATTAACAAGCTATCCAATTACGTCACCACAGTTTGCTGCATTATATTGTGTGATAGAAGAGGGAGACTTAACGATTGGTGAATTGTCTAATCGTATTGGTTTGGCGTTTAGTACTACAACAGATATTGTCGACCGTATGGAAGGGAATGGCCTGGTAAAAAGAGTGCGTGATGAAAAGGATCGTCGGGTTGTGCGTATTCACGCACTTGATAAGGGGCGTGAAATTCTTAGAGAAGTTATTCATAAGCGTCAAGAATATTTAGGAGAAGTACTTGATGGAATGCCGAATGCACAAATTGATCAGTTAAATGAATTACTAGCTTTATTATTAGATCGTATGCAGATTGTCGATGAAAAATATATTTCTCGTTAG
- a CDS encoding GerMN domain-containing protein, translating to MHLATIIKRASWIIMIILLAGCFQGEQTLEEMDMPQIDYSEQESAAKRVQGEEDEPEEEPEASSVFRELFLLDANGMVAPQSIEMPLLPSYEVATQALEYLVRGGPITPSLPNGFQAVLPEGTEVLGMDLQKDGTLVVDFSEEFKEYAEQEELKILQAMTYTLTQFENVERIKLHIAGEPISEMPVAGTPISQGYSRANGINLLNNDITDFLQSETETIYYPAQYQDQDYYIPVTQYMEKNDEDKIETIVNSLLGGTSLLFTTNIVHVFHPDAGLAEPPTIEDGVVTLHFNEMILEDVDQQIISDEVVETLVRTLTEQPTIEAVQIKVSNMDSLKRENGESYDEPVTKESFSTKDKL from the coding sequence GTGCATTTAGCTACAATTATTAAACGAGCATCATGGATAATCATGATTATTTTATTAGCAGGGTGTTTTCAGGGAGAACAGACGTTAGAGGAAATGGACATGCCACAGATAGATTATTCGGAGCAAGAGAGTGCCGCTAAGCGCGTGCAGGGAGAAGAGGATGAACCAGAGGAAGAGCCTGAAGCTTCTAGTGTATTTCGAGAGTTATTTTTACTAGATGCAAATGGAATGGTTGCACCACAATCTATTGAGATGCCACTACTTCCATCATATGAGGTTGCCACACAAGCATTAGAGTATCTCGTTCGAGGCGGACCAATTACGCCATCACTTCCAAATGGTTTTCAAGCAGTGCTTCCTGAAGGAACAGAAGTTCTTGGGATGGATTTACAAAAAGATGGTACATTAGTTGTTGATTTTTCCGAAGAATTTAAGGAGTATGCTGAACAGGAAGAATTGAAGATTTTACAAGCAATGACATATACACTGACACAGTTTGAAAATGTAGAGCGGATAAAACTTCATATCGCTGGTGAGCCAATTTCAGAAATGCCTGTAGCTGGAACTCCAATTTCACAGGGATATTCTAGAGCAAATGGAATTAATCTACTGAATAATGATATAACAGATTTCCTTCAGAGTGAGACAGAAACTATTTATTATCCAGCACAGTACCAAGATCAAGATTATTATATTCCAGTTACTCAATATATGGAGAAAAATGATGAGGATAAGATTGAAACAATTGTTAACTCACTATTAGGTGGTACAAGCTTGTTATTTACAACTAATATTGTCCATGTATTTCATCCAGATGCTGGATTAGCTGAGCCACCAACAATTGAAGATGGTGTGGTTACACTGCATTTCAATGAAATGATTTTAGAGGATGTTGATCAACAAATTATCTCAGATGAAGTTGTTGAAACACTTGTAAGAACATTAACAGAACAACCTACCATTGAAGCAGTACAGATCAAAGTAAGTAACATGGATAGCTTGAAACGTGAAAATGGAGAAAGCTACGATGAGCCTGTAACAAAAGAAAGTTTTTCTACAAAGGATAAACTATAA
- a CDS encoding GMC family oxidoreductase produces MATKLPKVDAVVVGVGWAGGIIASELTKQGMKVVGLEQGKERKTEDFLTAHDELRYVQRKELMQDLSKETLTFRNNTSQRALPMRKMSAFSIGTGVGGAGVHWNGFTHLFLDYDFQIRSKTIERYEEGKIPEDMTIQDWGITEELIDPYYEKFVNMAGISGEANHFRPKNWEYPTPPMKKTEKMDIFIKTTEKMGLHPFISPSANLSENYTNPDGISRVACQYCGFCDHFGCEYGAKADPLVTVLPVANETGNFELRAHSHVVDIIHDGEKASGVRYINTLTGEEFIQEAEIVILAAYTFSNTKLMLVSNIGKPYDPETGEGVVGKNYSDHFLSMAFGFYDNKQFNDYAGAGALGVSIDDYNGDFFDHSDLDFLHGGLISMSQVGTRPIGGNLAPLGTPGWGKEYKKNSIHYFNRQLMVFSQSAAMPNRYNYLSLDPTYKDAYEQPLLRMTVNHTDNERALHTFMTNRCQEIVQEAGADHVMAFDQLGDYNIGAFVPEHSIGGTIMGEDPNTSVVNNYSQVWDMENVFILGASTFANQSGVNPTGTLGALAYRAAEGIQKYAKQGGLLV; encoded by the coding sequence ATGGCAACAAAATTACCAAAGGTTGATGCAGTAGTAGTTGGTGTTGGTTGGGCTGGTGGAATCATTGCCTCTGAACTGACAAAACAGGGAATGAAGGTAGTTGGACTTGAGCAAGGAAAGGAGCGGAAAACAGAAGATTTCCTAACGGCTCATGATGAACTCCGATATGTTCAACGAAAAGAACTAATGCAAGATTTATCTAAGGAAACATTAACTTTTAGAAATAATACTAGTCAGCGTGCTCTGCCAATGAGAAAAATGTCTGCTTTTAGTATAGGTACAGGCGTAGGTGGAGCAGGAGTTCATTGGAATGGATTTACTCATTTATTTTTAGACTATGATTTCCAAATTAGAAGTAAAACCATTGAACGTTACGAAGAGGGTAAGATCCCCGAAGATATGACAATTCAAGATTGGGGTATCACAGAAGAATTGATTGATCCTTATTATGAAAAATTCGTTAACATGGCAGGGATTTCTGGAGAAGCAAATCACTTTCGACCCAAAAATTGGGAATACCCAACTCCTCCAATGAAGAAAACAGAGAAAATGGATATTTTTATAAAAACAACAGAGAAGATGGGTTTACATCCTTTTATTTCACCATCAGCAAACTTATCAGAGAATTATACAAACCCTGATGGAATCTCAAGAGTCGCTTGTCAATATTGTGGATTTTGTGATCACTTCGGCTGTGAGTATGGAGCAAAAGCAGATCCATTAGTTACTGTATTACCTGTTGCAAATGAGACAGGTAATTTTGAGTTAAGAGCTCATTCTCATGTTGTAGATATCATTCATGATGGAGAAAAAGCTTCAGGTGTTAGGTACATCAATACATTAACGGGTGAAGAATTTATTCAAGAAGCTGAAATCGTAATTCTTGCTGCATATACTTTTTCTAATACAAAATTAATGCTAGTATCTAATATAGGTAAACCATATGATCCTGAAACAGGTGAAGGTGTAGTTGGTAAAAATTATAGTGACCATTTCTTAAGTATGGCATTTGGATTCTATGATAATAAACAATTTAATGATTATGCAGGTGCTGGTGCCCTAGGTGTATCTATTGACGATTACAATGGTGATTTCTTTGATCATTCTGATTTAGATTTTCTCCATGGAGGGCTTATTAGTATGAGTCAGGTTGGAACAAGACCAATTGGAGGTAACTTAGCACCGCTTGGAACTCCAGGTTGGGGGAAAGAGTATAAGAAAAACTCCATCCATTATTTTAATAGACAATTAATGGTATTTTCTCAATCAGCAGCAATGCCAAATAGATATAATTATTTAAGCCTTGATCCTACCTATAAAGATGCTTATGAGCAGCCTTTACTTAGAATGACAGTAAATCATACAGATAATGAACGAGCATTACATACCTTTATGACTAACCGCTGTCAAGAAATCGTCCAAGAAGCAGGTGCGGATCATGTTATGGCATTTGACCAATTAGGAGATTATAATATTGGCGCATTCGTGCCAGAACACAGTATTGGTGGTACAATAATGGGAGAGGATCCTAATACTTCAGTTGTAAACAATTACTCTCAAGTTTGGGATATGGAAAATGTATTCATTTTAGGCGCATCCACTTTTGCTAATCAAAGTGGGGTAAACCCTACAGGAACACTTGGTGCATTAGCATATCGAGCTGCTGAAGGGATCCAGAAATATGCCAAACAAGGTGGATTACTAGTCTAA
- a CDS encoding LuxR C-terminal-related transcriptional regulator produces the protein MNDSHYRPNNVLTKREREVFELLVQDKTTKEIAAELFISEKTVRNHVSNTIQKLGVKGRSQAVVELLRMGELKL, from the coding sequence TTGAATGACTCTCATTATAGGCCAAACAATGTTTTAACAAAGCGGGAACGAGAAGTCTTTGAATTACTAGTTCAGGACAAAACAACGAAAGAAATTGCTGCTGAATTATTCATATCTGAAAAAACTGTTAGGAATCACGTTTCTAATACGATTCAAAAACTCGGTGTTAAGGGGCGATCGCAAGCAGTAGTAGAGCTTCTTCGTATGGGGGAATTGAAGCTCTAA
- a CDS encoding XTP/dITP diphosphatase, which translates to MKKIIIATKNKGKAKEFAAFFEAYDIQAVSLLDMVPEIHDIAETGATFIENAVIKAEETANFYQQAVLADDSGLVIDALDGRPGVYSARYAGEQATDQANIDKVMSELAEVPLEDRTARFVCVLAIAEPGKETFHQIGYCEGKIAFEQKGMNGFGYDPIFIPNGYELTMAELSADEKNKISHRNDALEKLQAYLSVLK; encoded by the coding sequence ATGAAGAAAATCATTATTGCAACGAAGAATAAAGGAAAAGCAAAAGAGTTTGCAGCTTTTTTCGAAGCCTATGATATTCAAGCAGTTTCCTTACTTGATATGGTTCCAGAAATTCATGATATTGCTGAGACAGGAGCTACATTTATTGAAAATGCAGTTATTAAAGCAGAAGAAACAGCTAATTTCTATCAACAAGCGGTATTGGCTGATGATTCTGGATTAGTAATTGATGCATTAGACGGAAGACCAGGTGTTTATTCAGCACGTTATGCTGGTGAGCAAGCTACAGATCAAGCAAATATAGATAAAGTGATGAGTGAATTAGCAGAAGTTCCATTGGAAGATAGAACCGCTCGCTTTGTCTGTGTATTAGCAATTGCTGAGCCAGGTAAAGAGACCTTCCATCAAATTGGTTATTGTGAAGGAAAAATTGCTTTCGAACAAAAAGGAATGAACGGCTTTGGTTATGATCCAATTTTTATTCCTAATGGTTACGAGCTAACAATGGCTGAACTTTCTGCAGATGAGAAAAATAAGATTAGCCACCGAAATGATGCTTTAGAAAAATTACAAGCTTATTTAAGTGTACTAAAATAA
- the rph gene encoding ribonuclease PH yields the protein MLRKDQRKENELRPITMIPNFVKHPEGSVLIEVGDTKVICNASIENRVPPFLRGQGKGWITAEYAMLPRATDQRNIRESSKGKVSGRTMEIQRLIGRALRSVVDLNKIGERTIWIDCDVIQADGGTRTASITGAFVALVLACGNLLENKTLEKMPVTDFLAAISVGVLPEGNAVLDLNYEEDFRADVDMNIVMTGSKEFVEIQGSGEEATFNAKDLQAMLGLAEEGMEQLFAQQKEILGELADKIGAKEPEGE from the coding sequence ATGTTAAGAAAAGATCAACGAAAAGAAAACGAATTACGACCGATTACAATGATTCCAAATTTTGTTAAACACCCAGAGGGATCTGTTTTAATAGAGGTTGGAGATACGAAGGTTATTTGTAATGCAAGTATTGAAAATCGTGTACCTCCATTTTTGCGTGGACAGGGTAAAGGATGGATTACGGCTGAATATGCGATGCTACCAAGAGCGACGGACCAGCGTAATATTAGAGAATCCTCTAAAGGAAAAGTTAGCGGACGAACAATGGAAATTCAACGGTTAATTGGTAGAGCTTTACGTTCTGTTGTAGATTTAAATAAAATAGGGGAACGTACAATTTGGATTGACTGTGACGTTATTCAAGCAGATGGTGGAACAAGAACAGCTTCGATTACAGGAGCATTTGTTGCATTAGTGCTTGCTTGTGGAAATTTATTAGAAAATAAGACACTAGAAAAAATGCCAGTAACAGACTTTTTAGCAGCCATTTCTGTTGGAGTTCTTCCAGAAGGTAACGCTGTACTAGATTTAAATTATGAAGAGGATTTTCGTGCGGATGTAGATATGAATATTGTAATGACAGGTTCAAAAGAATTTGTAGAAATCCAAGGTAGTGGAGAAGAAGCTACATTTAATGCGAAAGATTTACAAGCTATGCTTGGATTAGCGGAAGAAGGAATGGAGCAGTTATTTGCTCAGCAAAAGGAAATTTTAGGGGAATTAGCAGATAAAATTGGAGCAAAGGAACCTGAAGGGGAATAA
- a CDS encoding twin-arginine translocase TatA/TatE family subunit — translation MAQIGIPGLILILVVALIIFGPKKLPELGKAVGQTLREFKSGTKNLMADDDDETGKEKEKEKQ, via the coding sequence ATGGCACAAATAGGTATACCAGGCTTAATACTAATTTTAGTTGTTGCATTAATTATTTTTGGACCGAAGAAATTACCCGAACTAGGTAAAGCAGTTGGACAAACATTACGTGAGTTCAAAAGTGGTACAAAAAATTTAATGGCAGATGATGATGATGAAACTGGGAAAGAAAAGGAAAAAGAAAAGCAGTAA
- a CDS encoding YfiT family bacillithiol transferase, which translates to MDVKFPIGQLDVPEKVTLEDVQGWLTQIKSYTTRLRESVDSLSEEELSKTYAEGSWNVRQLVHHIADSQLNMYQRLKLALTDENPVVPNFIQDKWAIQPDTELPIESSIKMLEGINERIVALGNSLTEQQLNRTFVHEINGEIPVATKIAKLSWHEEHHLEHIKIALSK; encoded by the coding sequence ATGGATGTGAAATTTCCGATCGGTCAATTAGATGTACCTGAAAAAGTAACACTTGAGGATGTCCAAGGATGGCTAACACAAATTAAAAGTTATACAACTCGTTTAAGAGAAAGTGTTGATTCTTTAAGTGAAGAAGAATTGAGCAAAACATATGCTGAGGGAAGCTGGAATGTGCGTCAATTGGTTCATCATATTGCAGATTCACAGTTGAATATGTATCAACGTTTGAAATTAGCTCTAACAGACGAAAATCCAGTAGTACCTAATTTCATTCAAGATAAATGGGCTATTCAACCTGATACAGAGCTTCCTATAGAAAGCTCCATTAAAATGTTAGAGGGAATTAATGAACGCATAGTTGCTTTAGGAAATAGTTTGACAGAACAACAATTAAATCGAACTTTTGTACATGAGATAAACGGTGAGATTCCCGTCGCAACAAAGATTGCAAAATTATCTTGGCATGAAGAACATCATTTAGAACATATTAAAATTGCTTTATCGAAATAA
- a CDS encoding metallophosphoesterase family protein: protein MTRVLIVSDNHGLIDEVAAIKARHEIDYMIHCGDSELAFDHPVLEKMIKVAGNCDHNTQFPLEEQFEIDQLSFYVVHGHTYDVKKDLFTLSYRAQEVNVDVVCYGHNHIVGAEKIGQQLFINPGSVYVSKSASPESYAVMEWEDKDSIKVSFYTVDGKELERLEF from the coding sequence ATGACACGTGTATTAATTGTTAGTGATAATCATGGATTAATTGACGAGGTTGCAGCAATTAAAGCAAGACATGAAATTGACTACATGATTCATTGTGGGGATTCTGAGCTAGCATTTGACCATCCTGTGTTAGAAAAGATGATTAAAGTTGCGGGGAATTGCGATCATAATACACAATTTCCCTTAGAAGAACAGTTTGAAATCGATCAGCTTTCTTTTTATGTAGTGCATGGGCATACTTATGATGTGAAAAAAGATTTATTTACACTCTCCTATCGTGCTCAAGAAGTGAATGTGGATGTTGTTTGCTATGGACATAATCATATTGTTGGTGCAGAGAAAATTGGTCAACAACTATTTATTAACCCAGGAAGTGTCTACGTGTCCAAATCAGCCTCCCCTGAATCTTATGCAGTGATGGAATGGGAAGATAAGGATAGTATAAAAGTAAGCTTTTATACAGTGGACGGAAAAGAATTGGAGCGTTTGGAGTTTTAA